The DNA segment AAAGAATTTTCAATCGTCCGAAAGAAACTCAATAAAACCCAGCGGCAGCTGGCGCAGCTCCTTGGCACCTCGATCAAGGCTGTGCACAGCTATGAGCAGGGGTGGCGCTCGGTTCCGGTTCATGTGGAAAGACAGATGCTCTTTCTGGTGACCAGAAAGAGGGCTTTGCAGGAGGAATTAAAACCCTGCTGGGAGGTTATGGGCTGTCCTTTGGAGCAGATGAGGAACTGTCCCGCCTGGGAGTTTCAGGCCGGAACCCTGTGCTGGTTCATCAACGGCACCATCTGCGAGGGAGATGCCCTCAAAACATGGAAGGAAAAGATGATATTGTGCAGATCCTGCACGGTATTGAAATCTCAAGTTTCTTAATAAATCCTTACCAGGGAGATTCGAGATGAACCAAAAAAGCGATTACCAATTTAATACCCGGGTTATACATGCCGCACAGTCCCCCGGTGACTGGCAGGGCTCAACCCTTCCGCCCATTTTTCAAACAGCCTCGCACCATCACCACACGGCTGAAAACCTAAGCGATACCTTTGCCGGAAAGACCGACGACCACATCTACATGCGGCTTACAAATCCGACAAACCGAAGCCTGGAAGAAAAACTGACGGCATTGGAGGGAGGCCGGAAGGGCGTTGTAACGGGTTCGGGAATGGCGGCCATAACCAACGCCTGCCTTGCGCTTTTGCGTGCCGGCGATGAGTTTGTTACCGGAAATTCTCTTTTCATGTCTACCTATGTTCTTTTTGCCAATATATTTAAAAAGTATGGTATTACGGCGCGCCTGGTTGAATCAACCGATATGGATGCAATAGAAAACGCCATAAACGCAAAAACCCGGTTTGTCTACCTGGAAACCATTGGAAATCCAAAGATGGATGTTCCGGATCTGTATCGGGCAGCCGGGATTGCGCACGGAAACAAAATCCCGCTGGTTGTGGACAACACCATGGCGACCCCCTGTCTTTGTCGTCCCCTGGAGCTTGGCGCCGACATTGTGATCCATTCCACCACAAAATACCTTGCCGGCCACGGCGCCGCCACGGGCGGAATTATAATAGACGGCGGAAATTTTTCATGGCCTGAGCAACGGTTTCCGGATTTCAAGCCCTTTATCGAGAAAAAAGGCCGGCTGGCATACATAGACAAGCTGTGGCGGGAGCATCACATCAATTTCGGAACGACCCAGGCGCCTTTGCATTCATATTTGACCATGATAGGAATCGATACGCTGGCGCTTCGCATGGAGCGGCACAATGCCAACGCGATGGCAGTGGCGCAATATCTCCAAAAAAGACCCGAGGTTTTGTGGGTCAATTACCCGGGACTGCCGGATCATCCGTCAAACCCTGTTGCCCGGAAACAATTCGGAGATAAAGGATGTGGCGGGGTGGTGGCGTTTGGCCTGAAAAACGAGGATGAGTGTTTCAAATTCATCAAGGGCTTGAATCTGGTTTATCATCTTGCCAACCTCGGAGACTGCAAGACCCTTGTCATTCACCCCTATTCGTCCCAGTATCTCTCTTTTGACGAACCAACACGGCAGAAGCTCTCCATTTCCCCGGATTTGGTCCGGCTTTCGGTGGGCATCGAAGCGGTGGAGGACATCTGTGAGGATCTGGGCCGGGCCCTGGATCGCCTGTCAGGATAAATCGTGCCTGAACGAAAACCGTCTTTTTCGCCAATATCTGTGTCAGGCTCAAATTTTAATCCTCAGAATACTTCGAGTATGCCTGCGGTTAAAATTTTCGCCTTCCTTGATCTTAACAAAAAATCCTGGTTTTCGTTCGGGCACTAATCATTTTATAAGAGGGGGAAATATGATTGCCAGTTTTTCTGTCGTTCCTGTCGGAACCGGCGAGGAACTCAAGGAAAACATCGCCCGGATCGTTCCCATTATCGAGCAGTCCGGACTGGTTTATGTCATGGGTGCGATGCAAACAACCGTGGAAGGCGATTCGGAAAAAGTAATAGAAGTAATTATGAAGTGCCATCAACATATGAAGACGGCCGCGCCGCGCGTTCTCACCCATATCGCCATCGATGATCGCCAAGGGGCAAAAGGGCGGCTGAAGGGGAAAGTCAGTGACGTTGAGGCGGTACTTGGAAGGAGTGTCTCCCATGAATGAGAATCGTGTGGGAAAGCCGCCGCCCAGTCGCCTGAAGGCGCTTCTCGGATCCCGTTTCGGGGCCTTTTCGGAACAAATCCTTCTCGGCCCCGGCCCCGGTTTGGATGCGGCTGTTCTGGACCTTAAAGACGGCAGGGTAATGGCCATCG comes from the Desulfobacterales bacterium genome and includes:
- a CDS encoding transcriptional regulator, with the translated sequence MDSKEFSIVRKKLNKTQRQLAQLLGTSIKAVHSYEQGWRSVPVHVERQMLFLVTRKRALQEELKPCWEVMGCPLEQMRNCPAWEFQAGTLCWFINGTICEGDALKTWKEKMILCRSCTVLKSQVS
- a CDS encoding aminotransferase class I/II-fold pyridoxal phosphate-dependent enzyme; amino-acid sequence: MNQKSDYQFNTRVIHAAQSPGDWQGSTLPPIFQTASHHHHTAENLSDTFAGKTDDHIYMRLTNPTNRSLEEKLTALEGGRKGVVTGSGMAAITNACLALLRAGDEFVTGNSLFMSTYVLFANIFKKYGITARLVESTDMDAIENAINAKTRFVYLETIGNPKMDVPDLYRAAGIAHGNKIPLVVDNTMATPCLCRPLELGADIVIHSTTKYLAGHGAATGGIIIDGGNFSWPEQRFPDFKPFIEKKGRLAYIDKLWREHHINFGTTQAPLHSYLTMIGIDTLALRMERHNANAMAVAQYLQKRPEVLWVNYPGLPDHPSNPVARKQFGDKGCGGVVAFGLKNEDECFKFIKGLNLVYHLANLGDCKTLVIHPYSSQYLSFDEPTRQKLSISPDLVRLSVGIEAVEDICEDLGRALDRLSG
- a CDS encoding MTH1187 family thiamine-binding protein; protein product: MIASFSVVPVGTGEELKENIARIVPIIEQSGLVYVMGAMQTTVEGDSEKVIEVIMKCHQHMKTAAPRVLTHIAIDDRQGAKGRLKGKVSDVEAVLGRSVSHE